The following proteins are encoded in a genomic region of Leptolyngbya ohadii IS1:
- a CDS encoding PAS domain S-box protein, whose product MIFFEHFLNSEGAVTSTVSAAFLTLCRAATSVQAYEIVFYIVIALSTWYGGLRSSIIVIVLSTLVIFYSLTKSINSVGISNVEAASFLLRFITVSIVIALINAQLKKNQRKNDLLNQSLLQESADRLKAALNAAQIGMWDWNIITGEIQWSPEQEQIFGLLPGQFDGQYTSFMNCLHPDDREAVNQAVAQALVSRLPYQCEYRVQWADDSIHWVEGRGQAFYNEAGKAVRMSGTVMLIDLRKQAQLLTQQQLEQQRLVMEVTQRIRQSLNLSDILQTTVDEVRQLLQTDRVIIFRFFEDWQGIVAVESCEADWTAILSTTLYDPCFSETYVEPFKQGLVTAKADIHTAEIKPCHLELLSQFQVRANLVVPIMQGGELWGLLIAHHCAAPRTWQDSEINLLRQIALQVGISLQQMNLVEQLQAELAQRQRVEAALQEKELLLRLFIQYAPAGIAMLDSEMRYLMASQQWVNEYQLDSIESLLNRSHYEVFPEIPETWRQIHRQCLAGAIERGDEDLFVRADGTLQWISWEIRPWYKPTDDIGSIIIFSFDVTQHKQAKDILQQSQNQIQRQLAEIETIYRNAPVGLAVLDTNLRFVRINERLAEMNGFSVEDHLGRTIRDLVPDLADTADQLLRPILETGEPRLNVEITGETPAQPGVRRTWLEHFLPLWDGNHIIGISAVCEEITERKQNEAALRQSEARLRLAQVASHSGVWDWDIQSNTVFWSPEYYQLYALDPSVAASYDNWLRHIHPDDRERVHQQTQRAVETGASDIRIEFRVIRSDTICWFADIGQIFYGNSGEPVRMIGIAIDITPQKQAELALQALNAELEQRVAERTAELVALNDRLLVAYQEQAQIQEALRESEERRRLALDLTHIGFWDYHLPSGKMVWNDNHFTLLGLVPGRCEASEKLWSNHVYPDDLDWVNQKLSDALNTQTDYAAEYRVIHADGSIRWMMARAKGMYDKAGQPLRLLGVLLDISDRKQAEAELEAQQAFLRQIIDTVPSSIFVKDKAGRFLVVNQASSDVHGSSPEAMLGKRELEFNSNLSQAQLEQFLASNRAVMENRQAQLHVQQIPTAQGDLRWYQTRICPWISPNNEVCGIIGNSVDITELKQVEAALQQKSQRLAAIIQAQQDITLNNASLDAVIAASLASVQALTDAAGVLIELLDGDQLVYRLARGVAPAYPGIRLQAENSLSSHCVAAGKILQCSDVATDPRVDFAACQQMGVQSIVAVPLLTSGGCVGVLNIFAQVPDAFSEVDIETLQLLAGFLATAIQLALEFEAKNTLLQALQESEDRYRSVVTVLAEGVVLQQADGQITACNTSAERILGLTQDQMMGHTSVDPQWQAIHEDGSPFPGETHPSMVTLRTGEPQSNVIMGVHKPNGDLTWISINTQPLFYPEQPLPYAVVASFIDITVQKQAELTLRHQAEREQMMTAIVQHIRDSLDLETILNTTVAEVRRFLQCDRVIVYRFNPDWGGVVVTESVAPGWQPILNWEIRDTYFVENREQAYVNRAIQATNDIYTAGLSHCHIELLEKLQVRAKLVVPIWQGSTLWGLLVVHQCNAPRPWQPLERDLLLQLSAQVAIAIQQSQLYRQVQQWNTQLEVQVQDRTAQLQQALDFEARLKRITDKVRDSLDERQILQAAVNELAQGLQVSACDAAIYNAQQTTSTIAYEYVETLNPAQGCTFEIAATPYSEIYANLLGGQSCHFCMTANAVRSEQQPMCALAVPLLDDQGVLGDLWLFKPPHESFDDQEVRLVRQVANQCAIALRQSRLYEAAQAQVQELERLNQLKDDFLSTVSHELRTPMSNIKMATQMLEISLSRLGVLADESTPVYRYFKVLREEGQREIGLINDLLDLTRLDGDTDPLDLTEIDLPLYLDHLAEPFSERMHQQEQHFVIQMANDLPPLITHLPHLQRILTELLHNACKYTPPGETITLSAQATSEWLQIQVSNSGVEISPEEYDLIFDKFYRIPNHDPWKHGGTGLGLALVKKMTQRLGGTIHLESGNGQTTFMLRFRASA is encoded by the coding sequence ATGATTTTCTTTGAACACTTTTTAAACTCTGAAGGGGCAGTTACCTCAACCGTCAGTGCCGCTTTCCTCACCCTTTGCCGAGCTGCAACCAGCGTACAAGCCTACGAAATCGTTTTCTACATTGTCATTGCTCTAAGTACTTGGTATGGCGGATTGCGCTCCAGCATTATCGTGATCGTCCTTTCAACGCTGGTAATCTTTTATTCTTTGACTAAATCAATTAATTCAGTCGGGATCTCAAACGTTGAAGCGGCTTCGTTTCTCCTTCGGTTCATCACAGTATCAATAGTCATCGCTCTTATTAATGCTCAATTAAAGAAAAACCAACGGAAAAACGACCTGCTCAATCAATCCCTACTCCAGGAGAGTGCAGACCGTCTCAAAGCTGCTCTCAATGCTGCCCAGATAGGGATGTGGGACTGGAATATCATCACAGGAGAAATCCAATGGTCGCCGGAACAGGAGCAAATCTTCGGATTGCTCCCTGGTCAGTTTGATGGGCAATACACTTCCTTCATGAATTGCCTGCACCCAGACGATCGAGAAGCCGTCAACCAAGCAGTCGCTCAAGCTTTGGTCAGTCGTCTCCCTTATCAATGTGAGTATCGGGTGCAATGGGCAGATGACAGCATCCATTGGGTCGAAGGGCGAGGACAAGCCTTCTATAACGAGGCAGGAAAAGCCGTGCGGATGTCAGGCACGGTCATGTTGATCGACCTGCGTAAGCAGGCACAACTTCTAACACAGCAGCAGCTTGAGCAACAGCGTTTAGTCATGGAGGTGACGCAACGCATCCGCCAGTCCCTTAATCTGTCCGATATCCTGCAAACAACAGTGGATGAGGTGCGGCAATTGTTGCAAACAGACCGCGTGATTATCTTCCGCTTTTTTGAGGATTGGCAGGGCATTGTGGCGGTTGAGTCCTGCGAAGCGGATTGGACTGCTATCCTATCAACCACTCTCTACGACCCCTGCTTTAGTGAAACTTACGTTGAACCCTTCAAACAAGGTCTAGTCACAGCCAAAGCTGACATTCATACGGCTGAAATTAAGCCATGTCATCTAGAACTGTTGTCTCAGTTTCAAGTGAGAGCCAACCTCGTCGTGCCAATCATGCAGGGGGGTGAACTCTGGGGGCTGCTCATTGCTCACCATTGTGCGGCTCCTCGCACATGGCAGGACTCAGAAATCAACCTGCTCCGACAAATCGCTTTACAGGTCGGAATTTCGCTTCAGCAGATGAATTTGGTTGAACAATTACAGGCTGAATTAGCTCAGCGCCAGCGAGTTGAAGCTGCCCTGCAAGAAAAGGAATTGCTCCTGCGCCTGTTTATTCAGTACGCGCCTGCTGGTATCGCCATGCTGGACTCGGAGATGCGCTATCTCATGGCAAGTCAGCAGTGGGTAAATGAATATCAACTGGATTCCATTGAATCTTTACTGAATCGATCCCACTACGAAGTCTTTCCCGAAATTCCAGAAACCTGGCGGCAGATTCATCGGCAGTGCTTGGCTGGAGCGATCGAACGAGGAGATGAAGATTTGTTTGTGCGGGCAGATGGAACACTCCAATGGATCTCGTGGGAAATTCGCCCCTGGTACAAGCCCACGGATGACATTGGTAGCATCATCATCTTTTCGTTCGATGTCACTCAGCACAAACAAGCGAAGGATATATTGCAACAGAGCCAGAACCAAATCCAGCGACAGTTAGCTGAAATTGAAACTATCTACCGCAATGCTCCTGTTGGGTTAGCCGTGCTGGACACGAACCTTCGCTTTGTTCGCATCAACGAACGATTAGCGGAAATGAATGGCTTTTCGGTGGAAGATCATTTAGGGCGTACTATTCGAGATCTCGTGCCAGACCTGGCTGATACGGCTGACCAACTGTTACGTCCCATTCTAGAAACGGGAGAACCCCGGCTGAATGTCGAAATCACCGGAGAAACCCCGGCTCAACCCGGAGTGCGACGCACCTGGCTCGAACACTTTTTGCCGCTGTGGGATGGAAATCACATCATCGGGATTAGTGCGGTTTGTGAGGAAATCACCGAACGCAAACAAAATGAAGCTGCACTTCGACAAAGTGAAGCTCGATTGCGATTAGCTCAAGTTGCCAGTCATTCTGGGGTCTGGGATTGGGATATCCAGTCGAACACGGTTTTCTGGTCGCCTGAATATTATCAGCTCTATGCACTTGACCCCAGTGTTGCAGCAAGCTATGACAACTGGCTGCGTCATATCCATCCCGACGATCGAGAGAGAGTCCACCAACAAACCCAACGAGCCGTAGAAACCGGAGCCTCTGACATCAGAATTGAGTTTCGCGTCATCCGGTCGGACACAATCTGCTGGTTTGCTGATATCGGACAAATCTTCTATGGCAATTCTGGTGAACCTGTCCGCATGATCGGCATTGCGATCGACATTACTCCACAAAAGCAGGCAGAGCTAGCACTGCAAGCGTTAAACGCAGAGCTAGAGCAACGGGTCGCAGAACGCACCGCAGAACTGGTTGCCCTCAACGATCGCTTACTGGTTGCCTATCAGGAGCAAGCCCAGATTCAGGAAGCCCTGCGCGAGAGCGAGGAACGACGGCGATTAGCATTAGATTTAACCCACATTGGCTTCTGGGATTACCACCTGCCCAGTGGAAAAATGGTCTGGAATGACAATCACTTTACCCTGCTTGGATTAGTCCCTGGGCGTTGTGAAGCCAGTGAGAAACTGTGGTCAAACCATGTTTACCCCGATGACCTTGATTGGGTTAATCAAAAACTTTCGGATGCTCTCAACACTCAGACCGACTACGCCGCAGAGTATCGCGTGATTCACGCCGATGGTTCTATTCGCTGGATGATGGCACGCGCCAAGGGGATGTACGACAAGGCTGGGCAACCGCTACGGCTACTAGGCGTACTGTTAGACATCAGCGATCGTAAACAAGCTGAAGCTGAACTGGAAGCCCAACAAGCTTTTCTGCGGCAAATTATCGACACGGTTCCCAGCTCCATTTTTGTCAAGGACAAAGCAGGACGGTTCCTCGTTGTCAATCAGGCAAGTAGCGATGTTCACGGCAGCAGCCCGGAAGCGATGCTCGGTAAGCGAGAACTGGAATTCAACTCAAATCTTAGTCAGGCGCAACTGGAGCAGTTTTTAGCCAGTAACCGTGCCGTGATGGAGAACCGTCAGGCACAACTGCACGTTCAGCAAATTCCGACGGCTCAGGGAGACCTGCGCTGGTATCAAACCAGGATTTGCCCTTGGATCAGCCCCAATAATGAGGTTTGTGGCATCATTGGGAACTCCGTTGATATCACTGAGCTGAAACAGGTAGAAGCCGCACTCCAGCAAAAATCCCAGCGGCTTGCTGCCATCATCCAGGCTCAACAGGACATCACTCTCAACAATGCCAGCCTGGATGCTGTAATTGCAGCGAGTCTTGCATCAGTCCAGGCATTAACGGACGCAGCGGGGGTACTGATTGAACTGCTGGATGGAGACCAATTAGTTTATCGCCTCGCCCGTGGTGTCGCGCCTGCTTATCCAGGCATTCGTCTTCAGGCAGAAAACAGCTTATCCAGTCACTGTGTTGCGGCAGGCAAGATTCTGCAATGCAGTGACGTTGCCACTGATCCAAGAGTTGACTTCGCGGCTTGCCAGCAAATGGGGGTGCAATCCATCGTCGCCGTTCCCCTATTGACTTCAGGCGGCTGTGTGGGAGTTCTGAATATCTTTGCTCAAGTCCCAGATGCTTTCTCCGAAGTAGACATTGAGACTCTCCAACTGCTCGCAGGATTTCTGGCGACTGCCATTCAACTGGCGCTGGAGTTTGAAGCGAAAAATACCCTGCTCCAGGCATTGCAGGAAAGCGAAGATCGCTACCGCTCGGTCGTCACCGTACTGGCAGAAGGCGTGGTGCTTCAGCAAGCGGATGGGCAAATCACGGCTTGCAATACCAGTGCCGAACGAATTTTAGGGTTGACGCAGGATCAGATGATGGGGCACACCTCAGTTGATCCGCAATGGCAGGCAATTCACGAGGATGGCTCACCCTTTCCCGGTGAAACCCATCCGTCAATGGTGACACTGCGAACCGGAGAGCCACAGTCTAACGTCATCATGGGCGTTCATAAGCCCAACGGGGATCTCACCTGGATCTCAATCAACACTCAACCATTGTTTTACCCGGAGCAGCCTCTACCCTACGCAGTCGTCGCTTCATTCATAGACATCACCGTTCAAAAGCAAGCAGAACTCACACTACGTCACCAAGCCGAACGGGAGCAGATGATGACTGCCATTGTTCAGCATATTCGCGACTCCCTTGACCTGGAGACTATTCTCAACACCACTGTCGCAGAAGTTCGGCGCTTCCTCCAATGCGATCGCGTGATTGTTTACCGTTTCAACCCCGATTGGGGCGGGGTCGTGGTGACAGAATCAGTGGCTCCTGGCTGGCAGCCAATCCTCAACTGGGAAATTCGAGACACTTATTTTGTCGAGAACCGTGAGCAAGCTTACGTGAATCGGGCGATTCAAGCGACGAATGATATTTATACAGCGGGATTGAGCCACTGCCATATTGAACTTCTAGAAAAGCTTCAGGTCAGAGCCAAACTCGTCGTCCCCATCTGGCAGGGCAGCACTCTCTGGGGCTTACTGGTCGTGCATCAATGTAATGCTCCTCGCCCCTGGCAACCCCTAGAACGGGATCTACTCCTGCAATTGTCAGCTCAAGTCGCGATTGCCATTCAACAATCCCAACTCTATCGGCAAGTGCAGCAATGGAACACCCAATTAGAAGTGCAGGTGCAGGATCGCACTGCCCAACTTCAGCAAGCTCTGGACTTTGAAGCCCGATTAAAGCGCATTACAGATAAAGTCCGCGATAGTCTTGACGAAAGGCAAATCCTACAGGCTGCCGTTAACGAATTAGCACAAGGGCTACAAGTCTCTGCTTGCGATGCAGCCATCTACAATGCACAACAAACCACTTCGACCATTGCCTATGAGTACGTTGAAACTCTAAATCCTGCCCAGGGATGCACCTTCGAGATCGCAGCCACCCCTTACTCTGAAATCTATGCCAATTTGTTGGGGGGGCAGAGCTGCCATTTTTGCATGACTGCAAATGCCGTGCGCTCTGAACAGCAGCCGATGTGTGCCCTAGCAGTTCCCTTACTTGATGACCAGGGGGTACTGGGTGACCTGTGGCTATTCAAACCACCTCACGAAAGCTTTGATGACCAAGAAGTACGACTCGTGCGACAAGTCGCCAACCAGTGTGCAATCGCACTTCGTCAATCCCGTCTCTATGAAGCCGCTCAAGCTCAGGTTCAGGAGTTAGAGCGACTGAACCAATTAAAGGATGATTTCCTGAGCACCGTTTCCCATGAACTACGAACCCCCATGTCCAACATCAAGATGGCGACCCAAATGCTGGAAATCAGCCTCAGTCGTCTGGGCGTTCTTGCAGATGAATCAACCCCCGTTTATCGCTACTTCAAGGTACTGCGCGAGGAAGGGCAGCGCGAAATTGGCTTAATCAATGACCTTCTAGACCTCACTCGGCTGGATGGGGATACAGACCCCCTTGATCTCACTGAAATTGATTTGCCTCTCTATCTTGACCATCTGGCAGAACCTTTTTCTGAACGGATGCACCAGCAGGAGCAGCATTTTGTGATTCAAATGGCGAATGACTTACCTCCACTGATCACTCACCTGCCCCACCTGCAACGAATTCTGACGGAACTGCTCCACAATGCTTGTAAATACACACCCCCTGGAGAAACTATTACCCTGTCTGCTCAAGCTACATCAGAATGGCTGCAAATCCAGGTGAGCAATTCTGGCGTTGAAATTTCCCCAGAAGAATACGATCTCATCTTTGACAAGTTCTACCGCATCCCCAATCACGACCCCTGGAAGCATGGGGGAACCGGGCTAGGTTTAGCCCTGGTGAAAAAGATGACGCAACGGTTAGGAGGGACAATTCACCTGGAAAGTGGCAATGGACAGACCACCTTTATGCTTCGATTTAGAGCTTCTGCATGA
- a CDS encoding sensor histidine kinase, which translates to MTGILFICKPLIVFRDAYTLRLANERDLAVARAQQLELQMQEMEKLNRLKDDFLSTVSHELRSPLSNIKMATRMLTIALDQLDLLAQSTGMTDTPISRYIHILQQETEQELNLINDLLDIQRIQAETYSLELSLIQVSTWIPKLVEPFQLKIEENNQALNLNVPSDLPDFWSDSQALSRIFSELLNNACKYTPPEEQITITATVQRPNGTDPYSRMILEICNTGVTIPLEEQEQIFNPFYRIPQSDRWRSGGTGLGLALVKKFTSLLGGQVEVSSISEEVCFRILLPMKDIEAISGE; encoded by the coding sequence ATGACTGGGATTCTATTTATTTGCAAGCCCCTTATTGTCTTTCGAGATGCGTATACTTTACGGCTTGCTAATGAGCGTGATTTGGCAGTAGCTCGTGCTCAACAACTGGAACTGCAAATGCAGGAGATGGAAAAGCTGAATCGGCTCAAAGATGATTTTTTGAGTACCGTATCTCACGAACTTCGTTCACCATTGTCCAACATCAAAATGGCAACTCGAATGTTGACTATCGCGCTCGACCAGCTAGATCTCCTGGCTCAATCAACTGGAATGACGGACACACCGATCTCCAGATACATCCACATCCTACAACAGGAAACCGAACAGGAACTTAATTTAATTAATGACCTACTTGATATTCAACGAATTCAAGCTGAAACCTATTCCCTTGAATTGTCATTAATTCAGGTCTCTACCTGGATTCCCAAATTGGTTGAGCCGTTTCAACTTAAAATTGAAGAAAATAATCAAGCTCTCAATCTTAATGTTCCGTCTGACTTGCCTGATTTTTGGTCAGACTCGCAAGCCTTGTCCCGTATTTTCTCGGAATTGCTCAACAATGCTTGTAAATACACACCGCCTGAAGAACAGATTACTATCACAGCAACGGTTCAGCGTCCTAATGGGACAGATCCTTACTCTCGGATGATTCTGGAAATTTGCAACACAGGGGTCACGATTCCTCTAGAGGAACAGGAACAAATTTTTAATCCGTTTTATCGGATTCCTCAAAGCGATCGCTGGAGAAGCGGGGGAACCGGGTTAGGACTGGCACTTGTCAAAAAATTTACCAGTTTACTGGGAGGGCAGGTTGAGGTCAGCAGTATATCTGAAGAGGTCTGTTTTCGTATCCTTTTACCAATGAAGGATATTGAGGCTATCTCAGGCGAGTGA
- a CDS encoding ISAzo13-like element transposase-related protein, whose product MLNDTIKATFKDAAQKLTGHRKRDFMAKVAEDYFEGSARKTETALGWNRDSVQLGLHERRSGILCVDNYRARGRHKSEAVLSNLERDIRSLADGQAQADPKFQSPFLYARISAKAVREALIAQKGYDESDLPSRQTIGAILNRLGYRLKKHKKSNP is encoded by the coding sequence ATGCTCAACGACACTATTAAAGCAACCTTCAAGGATGCTGCTCAAAAGCTGACGGGGCATCGGAAGCGGGACTTCATGGCAAAAGTGGCTGAAGACTATTTTGAGGGGTCAGCCCGGAAAACCGAAACCGCTTTAGGTTGGAATCGAGATAGTGTCCAACTTGGATTGCATGAGCGGCGTAGTGGAATCCTCTGTGTCGATAACTATCGAGCGAGGGGACGGCACAAAAGCGAAGCGGTGCTGTCGAATTTGGAGCGTGATATTCGCAGCTTAGCCGATGGGCAAGCGCAAGCTGACCCGAAATTTCAATCCCCCTTTTTGTATGCCCGAATCAGCGCCAAAGCTGTCCGAGAAGCCTTGATTGCCCAGAAGGGCTACGATGAATCTGACTTGCCCTCTCGGCAAACGATTGGCGCAATTCTCAATCGTCTGGGATACCGCCTAAAAAAACACAAAAAGTCAAACCCCTAA
- a CDS encoding ISAzo13-like element transposase-related protein yields MFDNVAQENQISDANPKSLRLSIDSKAKVKIGNLSRNGKARILEAKKADDHDNQWQAVLVPFGILNLDNDELSIYLGQSAETSDFIVDCLDWWWQDNQALYPDVEEWVINLDGGPATRSDRTQFIKRMVELSNTIGLTIRLIYYPPYHSKYNAIERCWAALEHYWNGAILDSVEAAVQWATHMSWKAMAPVVYLVDGIYEKGIKLLSEELEPYLPFWQRSETLPKWDITILPA; encoded by the coding sequence ATCTTTGACAACGTTGCTCAGGAAAATCAAATCTCTGATGCCAATCCCAAGTCCTTGAGATTGTCGATTGACAGTAAAGCCAAAGTCAAGATCGGGAATCTTTCACGCAATGGCAAAGCCCGGATATTAGAGGCGAAAAAAGCAGATGACCACGACAACCAATGGCAAGCAGTGTTAGTCCCGTTCGGCATTCTCAATTTGGATAACGACGAGTTGTCGATTTACCTGGGGCAGTCAGCCGAAACCAGTGATTTCATTGTCGATTGCTTAGATTGGTGGTGGCAAGACAATCAAGCTCTTTATCCCGATGTTGAAGAGTGGGTGATCAATTTAGATGGAGGTCCTGCCACTCGCAGTGACCGCACTCAGTTCATCAAACGCATGGTCGAATTGTCCAACACCATTGGTCTCACCATCCGGCTCATTTACTACCCACCGTATCACAGCAAGTACAATGCCATCGAACGATGCTGGGCAGCGTTAGAACATTACTGGAATGGAGCCATATTAGATTCGGTAGAAGCCGCTGTTCAATGGGCAACTCATATGAGTTGGAAAGCGATGGCTCCAGTGGTCTACTTAGTCGATGGCATCTATGAAAAGGGAATCAAGTTGCTGTCCGAGGAATTAGAACCCTATCTTCCCTTTTGGCAACGGTCTGAAACGCTACCCAAGTGGGATATCACCATTCTTCCTGCATGA
- a CDS encoding response regulator: MNLLKENTLEAEIAKILVVEDERAIARDLKESLEHLGYCVPAIASSSAEAIALAEIWHPDLILMDIVLEDSERDGIETAQEIRDQFRVPVVYLTAHATTTILERAKATDPFGYLLKPFREKDLWVAIETALKRHRLERALHEREEWLSHILSSMGDGVIVFDTESRIRFINPVAESLTGWTETEAIDQPIQHIFHLICEKERSPLLSTLLQTVFHGELFYLLLDTLLITKSGQEVPIFDSAAPLRDRQGVVTGGIRGLRLNNTPVMQEEW; this comes from the coding sequence ATGAATTTGTTAAAAGAGAATACATTAGAAGCAGAGATAGCAAAGATTTTAGTCGTAGAAGATGAACGAGCCATTGCCAGGGATTTGAAAGAGAGCCTTGAGCATTTAGGCTATTGTGTTCCGGCGATCGCCAGTTCTAGCGCTGAAGCCATTGCCCTGGCTGAGATCTGGCATCCCGATTTGATCTTGATGGATATTGTCTTGGAAGACAGCGAGCGCGATGGTATCGAAACGGCTCAGGAGATTCGCGATCAGTTTCGGGTTCCGGTCGTTTATCTCACAGCCCATGCCACAACTACTATTTTGGAGCGAGCAAAGGCGACCGATCCCTTTGGCTATTTGCTCAAACCCTTTCGAGAAAAAGACCTATGGGTGGCGATCGAAACAGCTCTGAAGCGTCACCGCTTAGAACGTGCCTTACATGAACGGGAGGAATGGCTTTCCCACATTCTGAGCAGCATGGGAGATGGGGTGATTGTGTTTGATACTGAATCCCGGATTAGATTTATCAACCCAGTAGCAGAATCCCTGACCGGATGGACTGAAACAGAAGCGATTGATCAGCCCATCCAACATATATTTCACCTTATCTGTGAAAAAGAACGATCGCCTCTGCTGTCTACATTGCTCCAAACTGTCTTTCACGGAGAGTTATTCTACCTTCTTCTAGATACTCTCCTGATCACCAAATCAGGACAGGAGGTCCCCATTTTCGATAGCGCTGCTCCTTTGCGAGATCGACAAGGAGTTGTAACGGGAGGCATTAGGGGCTTGCGATTAAATAACACCCCGGTCATGCAGGAAGAATGGTGA